A stretch of DNA from Lycium ferocissimum isolate CSIRO_LF1 chromosome 4, AGI_CSIRO_Lferr_CH_V1, whole genome shotgun sequence:
TTAGATCTTTGCCACTTGATTGAAGCCCTATCATTTAAGTGTGTTCTTTATCTTTAAGAAGACTTGTGAGTAAGTAAATATTGAAAGAAAGTTAGCATGTGCATATTTCTCTGTAACTAAATTAGTTGTCTCTGTTGAAAATGTTTCTATGAATGGAAGACTAGAGTAATCGTGACTAGGTAGATCTGTTTGGCCGATGGATCAGAATGTTGAAACCTTTTACATGTTACTCTTGCTAAATCTATGTGGTGTTTAGTCCAGAAAGAACATATTTGTGGCTATATTTGTTGAGGGCAAATATCTGTTCAAATGATGGTGATGAAGAAACATGATGGGTATATCTTGATATCTAAAGGATAAGTTTGTCTTGGGTATATTATGTATGGCTGTCATGTTTGTTCTAGATCTGAATCTTAGCAGACTTGCATGTGAAGTGGGCTAAACTTCTCTAAAAGTTTGTGTAATTTCTTTTCTGGTCTTTGCCTGATGTTTTCAATCTTCTGGTTTCCAGGAAATGGTGCTTTCTTCCCTTGCGGAGCTTCatacccaaaacccaaaaactcattttcatcaattgaGAAAAATGTGGATGTATATTTTCCTTCTCGCAAGAGGATTCGGGTCACTGCCCCTTTTGTTGCCACTTGTGAAAGTTTTGAGCAGAAGAAGCAGCCTTCCATTGAAGTCCTTCCTGATGAATGCCTCTTTGAGGTTTTCAGACGTCTTTCCAGTGGCCAAGAAAGAAGTGCATGTGCTTGTGTTTCCAAGCGCTGGCTTACACTTTTAAGCAGCATCCGCAGGGATGAAACATTTGCATCCAAGCCCAATGTGTCTTCAGAATCTAATGGTGTAGAAGGTGAGGCTGAAACTCAAGATATTGAAGGAGAGGGATATCTTACCAGGTGCCTTGATGGCAAGAAAGCCACAGATGTCAGACTTGCTGCTATTGCCATTGGAACTGCAAGCCATGGAGGTTTAGGAAAGCTCTCTATTCGTGGAAACAACCCTTGTCGTGGTGTGACCGATGCTGGTCTCAAGGCTGTCGCTCGAGGTTCCCCTTCTCTCAGAGATCTTTCCTTGTGGAATGTGTCTTCTCTTGGTGATGAAGGCTTATCTGAGATTGCTCATGGGTGTCATCTGTTAGAGAAGCTTGATCTTTGCCAATGCCCGGCAATTACTGACAAGTCTTTGTTGGATATTGCAAAGAACTGCCCTAATCTGACCTCTCTAACAATAGATTCTTGTTCAAACATTGGGAATGAGTCTCTCCTAGCTGTCGGTCAATACTGCCCCAACCTGAAGGTTATTGCAGTCAAAAACTGTCCACTGATTGGGGATCAAGGAATTGCAGGTCTCTTTTCTTCAGCTGGTCATGCTTTAACAAAAGTAAAGCTCCAGGCGCTAAACATCAGCGACGTTTCTCTTGCTGTTATTGGACATTATGGCATTGCAATGACTGACTTAGCTCTTGGTGGTCTTCAAAGCGTAAACGAGAGGGGTTTCTGGGTTATGGGCAATGGTCAGGGTTTGCAGAAGCTAAAGTCCCTTACAATAAGTGCTTGCAATGGAGTCAGTGATTTGGGTCTTGAAGCTCTCTGTAAAGGTTGCCCAAATCTGAAGCTGTTTTGCCTCCAAAAATGCGCTGTCCTTTTGGATAATGGATTGGTTGCTTTCGTCAAAGCTTCAGTCTCACTCGAGAACCTTCAGTTAGAGGAATGCCACAGGATTACCCAGGCTGGGTTTTTTGGTATACTTTTGAACTGTGGTAAGAAACTGAAGGCTCTTTCCCTGGTGAACTGCTTTGGTGTGAAAGACTATACCTATGCATGTCCGTTAGTGGCTCCTTGCAACTCGCTGCAATCTTTGGCTATTCGCAACTGCCCTGGAGTAGGCAATGCTACTGTTGCCATAGTAGGTAAACTGTGTCCAAAACTGACTCATCTGGAGCTGAGTGGGCTTCTTGGTATAACCGATGAGGGGCTCTTCCCTCTTGTTCAGAGCTGTCTAGCTAGTTTGGTGGAGGTGAATTTAAGCGGATGTGTCAATGTTACTGACAAATCAGTTTCAGCCATAGCTGAGCTGCACGGGGGAACTCTGGAGTCTCTGATCACAGATGGTTGCAGACAAGTTACTGATGCAACCttgctagaaatttcaaaatctTGCTGGTTGCTTGATGAACTCGATGTTTCAAAGTGTGGAATCACCGATTCAGGGATTGCAACTTTGGCCGGTGCTGTACAGCTCAGTTTGCGGGTCCTCTCACTGTCCGGTTGCCATTTGGTATCGGAcaaaagcttacctttcttgcATGAGTTGGGTCAGAACCTTCAGGGATTGAACATACAGCACTGTCACGGAATGAGCTCTATTACTGTTGACGTGCTTGTAGAGCAACTCTGGAGGTGTGACATACTTTCCTAAGCAGGTTGTGACTGAGAATCCGTGTGATATACTTTCTTCTGGTAGCTGCAGTATGCAGTTTTCTGGTCCAGCATCTCGAGTCTCCTTCTGTTCCAGTATCCTGGCTACTTTTTCCGGTGAATATGGCTGGGTCTTTTTTTGCATCTTCTACAATGAAGCTGTTATCAGGATTTTTGGCTCCCGTTTAATGGGAAGTCCGATCCTATTCTTCCAGTCATACTTCTCTGAGAATACATATGCTGGGTTTTTGGATGGAGAGAGCTCATATATGGTCCTAGCTCCCTTTACCAGTAGTTTTTAGCTTCTACCCTTCCATCGATTAGCAAATCGTGCTACAATAGAACCTTTTTTTCAGAAATATAGTCTCTTTAAGTTTTTACCAGTCTTCCATGATGTTCAATGTTAGTGTTCTGCTTGTGATGGTTTGGTCGTGTCAGGCTCTTGAATCGTCTGTAAGGTTGCTTGTGGCAGTTCTATGGTTTAGTGCCTCGTGTTCGTGGGCTTTGGCTATTACAACCCTTTGggttgttttttcttttcaccaAGCTCTAGTTTTGCAGGCCTCTCTTGTTCATGAACTGCCCCTTGCTAGTATGCAACCTACGTATTTTATGTCTTCTTAGTATAAAAATATCaatggaaaatgaaaaaaaaaaatatctgatTATAATTCTGGCAGTATGTGTCATCTGCAGATATTCTCATTATTTTAAAACCTTACCACTATTGTTTTATCCTGCTATGGATCTCTAATTCCTTAAATTAACTCTACGCCTATAAGGTAACGTTTACCATGTTTGctgcttcttttttcttcctttattcCTCCTTTTAGTAGTTGCTGACAATAATCTTATCACGTGATCTCTACTACAAAAGAGTAGTTATTGTAGCATTTATGATTTATTaatgtatttaacttatattcacGGATATTTTGATGAAAATTCTACATCATTGGAACAGTTTAACTTATTGTAGAAGGttatttgtcttacttttcaGATTACCGATTTCGTTTATTATaaataattacatcaaaatctattTTAAAATGATCTGATAAATTTATCTATCTGTATATGAACTTATTTTAGAAGATTATttgtcttaatttttttaatatactgATTTTACTCATTATAAATAATTACATTTAGTTGTATTTTATTTAACCTGATATAGTTAAAGAGGTACGTAGtacttttttagaaaataagtgCTACTCGACTAGTTGTTTTCCCCTTTAACTTTGAACTACTAGTAATTTGTGTCACAGAAAAGATAATAAATCCGTTATCGTCCAGCGGTTAGGATATCTGGCTTTCACCCAGGAGACCCGGGTTCGATTCCCGGTAACGGAAATTATATTTgtgcatctttttttttttcttccagaAAAGAGGAAAATCGTTATATTGAAACAACAAATGTCACCAGACACCAACAATATACTGTCCCAATATATTAAAAggatgtctttttttttttttaaattagagtatattttttttttttttaggttagAGATGTCCTTAATATGTATGTGGGATTAATACTTATCCACACCGGGCGTTTACTCCATACCAATGCAACTTACTGTGGTTAAATGATTGTAtacattaattaaccatgattaagtaATAATTGAATATATAAACACGTCATGCATACATTGGCTTCGTCTACACCCATTATTCAACCTTTAAGATTTGTAGTACTAAATTCATTTATGCTTATGAAATTATGAGTTCAGAATTTAATATTCATTAATTTACCCCTTATGAGCCCTATACCACTTCTTGAAcaaaaaaagttgacttttttttcttccgaTCACCAAATCTCAAATTATGCACCACTGATTCTGGAGAATTGCTCAGTTATTAACAAAAAAGGAATTCTTCTTGTTCTTAGCTACTATCTTTCACATTAACATCTTCCTGTATATGAACAAGAACACCATATATGATGCAATCTTGAATAGAAAATTCTTTTCTCACCTATTAAGTTTATGCATATTTCTCTTAACACCTTACATTTGTAAATTGTAACCTTTTCAATTCCCTGTTGAGTGTTGATAACTGTTTACAGGTTGAATCAGCAGAACATTAACGTGGCACCTTTAGGCGAGTTAAGACTATACTTTTATTTCATGACCTCGTGGATATGGAGTAAAATTGAAAACATATAGCATTAGACAAATcacaaggaaaaaaagaaaaaagagggaGGTTATTTTGACCTTTTACCTTTTTGTTTTCCCTGGGTACTTATTTAGGTTATGAAAACACATATTCATCAACATAAGCTTCAAAAAATTGTGTTAATTAACCTTTTTGAAACCACATTAAAAAATTTGACTTATTAACTCAACTTTAGATTAATATATTTCCATTGAGAGGTGTCAGAGGAATTTGCATACAAGATGGAAGACAGTATGTAATAAGCCAATCAATTCCATGACTAAATCTATGGTTTTGCAATTAGCTGAACATTGAATAAAGAGAACCCACTGATGTGGAAATGCCTCAAAATCAAGGCAATCACTTAGACCTTCATACTACAAAATGCTTTGGTAAAGTAGAAGATACAATTGATGACTCCACAGAATGCAAGGGGGGAAAAGAGGGGAATAG
This window harbors:
- the LOC132052003 gene encoding EIN3-binding F-box protein 1-like codes for the protein MCKVIDYTGNGAFFPCGASYPKPKNSFSSIEKNVDVYFPSRKRIRVTAPFVATCESFEQKKQPSIEVLPDECLFEVFRRLSSGQERSACACVSKRWLTLLSSIRRDETFASKPNVSSESNGVEGEAETQDIEGEGYLTRCLDGKKATDVRLAAIAIGTASHGGLGKLSIRGNNPCRGVTDAGLKAVARGSPSLRDLSLWNVSSLGDEGLSEIAHGCHLLEKLDLCQCPAITDKSLLDIAKNCPNLTSLTIDSCSNIGNESLLAVGQYCPNLKVIAVKNCPLIGDQGIAGLFSSAGHALTKVKLQALNISDVSLAVIGHYGIAMTDLALGGLQSVNERGFWVMGNGQGLQKLKSLTISACNGVSDLGLEALCKGCPNLKLFCLQKCAVLLDNGLVAFVKASVSLENLQLEECHRITQAGFFGILLNCGKKLKALSLVNCFGVKDYTYACPLVAPCNSLQSLAIRNCPGVGNATVAIVGKLCPKLTHLELSGLLGITDEGLFPLVQSCLASLVEVNLSGCVNVTDKSVSAIAELHGGTLESLITDGCRQVTDATLLEISKSCWLLDELDVSKCGITDSGIATLAGAVQLSLRVLSLSGCHLVSDKSLPFLHELGQNLQGLNIQHCHGMSSITVDVLVEQLWRCDILS